From the genome of Methanoregula boonei 6A8:
CATGAGCATGCTCTGGAGGATGAAGTTTTTGGGCACGCCGCCGCCAACAATAAAAGCCCCGGCCTTTTTTGCGGTAAAGCAGGTGTCCAGGAGCGCCGGCATATCGGCAAAAGCATCCACGGTCACCTTGTTTGTCTGCGAAAAGAGCCAGTACTGGAGTCCGACCATCGAGTCCTGCACGGCCGGGCAGTATACCGGGATACCCTTCTTTGCCGCTGTGGCAAGGATGCCGGTTTTCAGGTGCAAGCCGATATGGTGCAGCAGGCCGGAGATGGAAACGGTACTCCTGGGTTCGAGTTTGCCGTACACCCCTTGCATGAACTCCTCGAAGTGCTCAAAGGCCTCGTTGGGGAGATAGACATCGTAGATCCGGTTAATCTCGTCGTGCCGGAGCTCGATATCGCTGCAGAACGCGGTTCCGTGGAAGTGGTGGCAACCGATTGCCTCGATGATGTCGTGGGTGAGATTTGCGCCGGTCGAAACCAGGATATCGATGTGGCCGTCCCTGATGAGATCGGAAACGATCCCTCCCATGCCGGCCGGGACCATAGCGCCGGCAAGCCCGAAGAATTTTGTCGTCTCCTTGTCTTTGAGCATCTGCTCGTAGATCCCTGCCGCGTGGCAGAGCGAGCCGCCGTTATATGCGCCGGCCTTGCCCATTGCATTGACAAGCTCCCCGACCGTCATACCGGGCCGGATATGCATCTGGGAGACCGGTTCATCGCACTGGTGTTTCATTATATTTTTTCATCCCCGTTTGCTGTCAGCAGTATTGGCGCTGCCGGCTCATAACACTGTTTGGAATGGCAGAATCTCCTTTTCTCTAGCAAGATATTTACCCAAAGAGGGTGGCCTTTTATCTATGCAGGACGTGCGTTTAACGAT
Proteins encoded in this window:
- a CDS encoding deoxyhypusine synthase, whose amino-acid sequence is MKHQCDEPVSQMHIRPGMTVGELVNAMGKAGAYNGGSLCHAAGIYEQMLKDKETTKFFGLAGAMVPAGMGGIVSDLIRDGHIDILVSTGANLTHDIIEAIGCHHFHGTAFCSDIELRHDEINRIYDVYLPNEAFEHFEEFMQGVYGKLEPRSTVSISGLLHHIGLHLKTGILATAAKKGIPVYCPAVQDSMVGLQYWLFSQTNKVTVDAFADMPALLDTCFTAKKAGAFIVGGGVPKNFILQSMLMTPNGFSYAVQLTGDRPDLGGLSGATLDEAKSWGKITEEAQAVTVYGDATITLPVLVAAVMERLSHA